In Nostoc edaphicum CCNP1411, the sequence CATTGCAGTAGATGATTTCCATAATCCGCGTGACCTGCGCTATCGCCAAGGTCGTGAATCTGCCGAAGGCTATTATTTCGACGCTTATAACTATCCACTCCTCAAAAAGTTTGTCCTTGAGCCACTTGCCGCTGGAGGCAACCTAATGTATCAAGCGCATGGGTTTGATTTGGAAACAGATACCCTGATAACAGAGGAGCCTAAAAAGGCCAATACCGGAGACATTTTTCTATTTGCTGCCAGTTTTCTACTGCGACCAGAATTGGTATCCTACTTTGATTATCGAATCTATGTAGATACAGATTTTGAGGTAGCTGAACAGCGTGGAGTAGAGAGAGATTTGGTACGACTTGGATCTTGGGAAAATGCAGTCCGCCTGTATCGTCAGCGTTATCATGCTGCACAACGAATCTACTTTGCAGAATCTAATCCTGTGCAATATGCCGATGCTTTATTGAAGAACAACAATTTGGCGGAACCAATTCTCTTCTTTAGAGCAAATGATTGTAAAAATAACGATCGCGCTTTTTTATGAAACTCTTCTATACACCTAACTCACCCTATCTATGCACGCATAGCAAGAATAGCTTCACTAGAACTGAATCTCAGCGATCGCATCGAAATGCAAAAAGTGACTGTGCGAGATCCCAACAGCGAGCTACTGAATTACAACCCCACAGGTAAAGTCCCAACACTAGCAACTGATGACGGATTTATTGTGAGTGAT encodes:
- a CDS encoding adenylyl-sulfate kinase, giving the protein MANTRNRVLETIADILDKRATSLPARVLRVAVTGITASGKSTLAEELEQTLKRRGRNCVHIAVDDFHNPRDLRYRQGRESAEGYYFDAYNYPLLKKFVLEPLAAGGNLMYQAHGFDLETDTLITEEPKKANTGDIFLFAASFLLRPELVSYFDYRIYVDTDFEVAEQRGVERDLVRLGSWENAVRLYRQRYHAAQRIYFAESNPVQYADALLKNNNLAEPILFFRANDCKNNDRAFL